The Acidobacteriota bacterium genome contains the following window.
GAGGCGGGCGCAGCGATCATCACAGGATCAATTCTGCAGGCGTATCTTCAGGGTAACGAGCGAAGGACTCGGCCTCGGCGGATCTCGGGCCGGTTCAATCCTCAGCGTCGCGAGTTTGAATACCCCGCGGCTCCCGGTGGCAGGCTGGGCAGGAAGGCCGGCGGCGTCAACCGGAAACGTATTGACCGCCTTGTTCGAGGAATCGGACGGCAGGGCAACCGCTTCGCACCCGCTACAGTCATGGCCCTCGTCTTCGGAGCCCGGGTCACAGTGATCAGTGTCAGGCGCGTCCTGGGAGACTGTGTGAATGTCGTGGCTTGCCAGTGTGGCCACCACTGCCCCTGGTCCGGCCACCGCCTGTGCAACCGAAGCGCACGCACACGCCGCATGCCCGCCGCCCAGCACAAGCAGGGTGAGTGCAATAACCGCGCGGCGAAGCGAATCCATCATGGAGCGTTGACCAGCCAATTCCAGTCGGTTAAATATACCCCCAAGAGGTATAAGTCAAATGCATCACGCGCCGCCTAAATCCGTTGTAACCCGGCTCAGAAGAATTGAAGGCCAGGTACGCGGCGTGTCCGGAATGGTCGAGGAAGGCAGGTACTGCATCGATATCCTGACCCAGGTTCAGGCGATCAAGGCCGCGCTCGGCAAGGTCGAAGATGAACTCCTGAAGAACCACGCCGCTCACTGCGTAGAGGAAGCCATACGTGACGGCGATGCTGAGACCCAGCGGCAGAAGTTTTCCGAGCTCGTCGACCTGTTTGGCAAGTACCGTGGCTGAAGGCTCCCAACGCTTCGACCTCGTCTAGGTTTTCCGGATCGCCGAGCTCTGTCAGATGACGCGTTTGATTTCGCTATAGGCGCCGTTGGTGCGAAGCGTGACCTCGACGCTCACGCCGCTCCGGTTGCGCCAATACCAGCCGTGTGCGCCGTCGAAATCGGCGGTGAGTTCTCCCGCATCGCGGGTTTCAGCCCTGCCTTTCCGGTAGCTGGTAAACAGACCGCCAGCGCCATCGGCATGCAGATCCGAGTTTACGTGTCCCGGTGACGCCGTCCATTCATAGGGAGCGACTTCGCCCTTCTTCATGGTGAGCTTGATTTCGGCGGCTTCATCTGGCGCCAGTGTCAGTGTGACCACATCGCGCCAGGCTTCGGTAGCGGGCTCCGATGAAGTCGCAGCTGGCGCGACGCTCGGCTCTGTGGTCTCGGCGACAAGGGCAGGAGGCTGCGTCGTGTTCGCCTGTGCCTCCGCTTCAGACGCCAGCTGCTGCTTGATTTCTCCCATCTGCGTGAGGCCGAGCATCTTGCCCACACCGGTCGGATCAACCGCGTACTCGGCGGGAAGCACGACGGTGCCGAGCAGGACCGCTGCGGCGGCGATGGCGATTGCGGTCGAGCGCAGGAGTTGCGGCGTGGTCGGAAGTTCGGCGCGATTGGGTATGTCGGTATTGTACATGAGCATGGTCTCCTAGGCGACGAAGTAACCGGTGAGCTGGTAGCCGATCAGCAGGAAGCCGGCGGTCATCATCACCACGTTTGCAGTGTAGGCATGTTTCAGGAATGAGGGCGTGCGCCGCCAGAAGCCCATGACGATCAGGATGGCGCCGAGGGCGAGCAGCTGGCCGATCTCGACACCGACATTGAAGGCCAGGAGGTTAGGCAACAGACCGTCCGGCGAAATCTCGTAGTCTAGGATTTTCGAGGAGAGCCCGAAGCCGTGACAGAAGCCGAAGATGAGGGTGGCCGCCTTGGTGTTAGGCTGGAAGCCGAACCAGCGCTGGTAGGCGCCCATGTTGTCGAGCGCCTTGTAGACAATCGACAGGCCGATGATCGCATCGATGATGTAGCTGTTGATGCCGAAGTTGAAGAAGACGCCGGCCAGCATCGTGGTCGAGTGACCGATGGCAAACAGGCTGACATAGATGCCGATGTCCTTCATCCGGTAGAGGAAGAAGATTACGCCCAGCAGGAAGAGGATGTGGTCGTATCCGGTCACCATGTGCTTGGCGCCGAGATAGAGGAAGGACATCAGGTGGACGCCTGAAATCTCCTGGATGTATCCCTTGTCGCCTTCGGCCACGCCGTGTGCGAAGGCCTCGCCCGGAAGCGCAAAGGCGAGAGCGACCAACAGCGCAGTGAGGATTGGCCGGGCGAGCGCAGTGCGCGCTGGCAGGTTTGGAAGTTCAGTTTGCATCTGCCGGGCCTTCATTTGTGCGCATTGCCTTGAGTGTCTCCTTTCGGCAGGCCGAGTAAATGACCTCGCGCGGCGAACGCGACCCTCTGAGCTTTGATACAGGCCGAGTGCCGCAAGCTCTTTCGATGGCATCAGATTGCTCCGTCACCGGAGGTTTGATCTCATTGGGATGAGTTGTGCAGGCGCTCGGAACTGCGAGCCCTGTCACTACGATCAGCGTTCGCATGATTATTGTCCTTGTCCGAAGGAGATGCCCAGCCGGCCCGCAAGCCAGATCGCTGACACGTAAAGGCCGATCGTGATGGCGCTGGCGACGGCAAGCGACACCCAGAAGTTCACGTCTTTCTCCATCAGTGCTGGCAAGATCAGGAAGAAAGGCAGGCTGGGGACCACATACCAGAGCGTCGCACGGGCATGGTTTGCGACCTGGGCGACATCGCCGCCCGTGTCCCGCCACAGCCAGATGATCGCCATCAGCGAGATCAGCGGCAGGGACGCAATCAGCCCTCCAAAACCCGGAAACCGCCGGGCGACTTCCGAGATGACGGCGATGAGAACACCTGACAGGGCTGCCTTGAGGAAGAGATAGGACATGTTGTTTATTTCTAATGTGAACTAGACCCGGGAATTCCATCGAGAGGTGACCCGTCTTTCGACTATCTTTCGGGCTTCCTATCCGGGTCAAGATGATGCCTTCTCCGTTTTCGATTTAGGCTTCTGCGCTGAACTGCTCTTGAACCGAACGCTTTCATTGCCTGTTTCGAGTATGCGGCGGTGATGGGTGAACCAATGGAGCCGCGCGGTTGTCATTTTCGTATCGTCGAACACGTTGGCCCATTCGCCGAAGTTTAGATTGCTCGCGATAACGACGGTGGAGTGTTTGGCAGGCCAGGAGTCTTGCGGCGAGGGCGGGATGGCGCCTGAAATCAGTCTGCGGCACCTGCACTTTTCGCAATCGCTGCCTCAGCTTTCGCCTTGCAGGCCCGGTACAGAACAAGCCGCATCGACCGGAATGATCTAACCCTGCCTGCCGGCTTCATGCCGCAAGCTTCTTTCACGGTTGGGGCCGCAGACAGCTCAGCTTTATTGGCCAGCGTTGCAGAGTTGGCGCACGCGCTCAAAGCAAGGATTGCCGCGAAGAGGGTAATGGCTTTCATGAGGTAGTCCTCGCTTAAGGGTGGTAACGGGTGCCCGAAAAGGCCACAGGCACGTGATGGATATCCGGGCGACGGTGTTTGTTTATGCAGGCGCGGCAATTGCCGAGATCGCTGGCTGTTTTGCATTCTGGGCATGGTTACGCCTCGGCAAGTCGCCGCTCTGGCTGTTGCCTGGCATTGCCTCTCTCGTGGTTTTTGCCTGGCTGCTGACACTGGTTGAGACGGCTGGGGCCGGGCGCACGTACGCAGCTTATGGCGGTGTCTACATCATCAGCTTTCTCGCATGGCTTTGGGCTGTCGAGGGCGTTCGGCCCGACCGCTGGGACGGGATTGGAGCGGTCATCTGCCTTGTTGGCGCCGCAGTCATTCTGCTGGGACCGCGCGCCCCGGGGTGATTGCCTACGCATCGCGGTAAACCAGCAGCCTGAGGGCGTTGCCAACGACAATCAGCGTTGAACCTTCGTGCAGAAGAATGGCAGGGCCGATGCCCAGGCCGAAGAGTGTCGCCGGAACAAGTATGGCCACGACACCAAGGCTGACGAAGAGGTTCTGACGAATGTTCCGGCTCGTCGCGCGGCTCAGGCCGACGGCAAAGGGCAGCGTGTCGAGATTGTCCGCCATCAGGGCTATGTCGGCGGTTTCCAGAGCGACGTCAGAGCCCGCTGCGCCCATTGCAATTCCGACATTCGCGTTCGCCATAGCCGGGGCATCGTTGACGCCGTCGCCAACCATCGCGACGCCGCCTTGCTGTCTCAGCTCCTTGATCTTTGCTACCTTGTCGTCCGGCATCAGGTCTCCGAACGCCTCGTCCAGTCCGAGATCGCGGGCGATGGCGTTGGCGACACGGTGATTGTCGCCGGAGATCATCATCATCCGCGTGATGCCGAGCTTGCGTATCTGCGCGATCACGCGTTTTGCGGCCGGACGCGGCGTGTCCATCAGGCCGATGGCGCCCATGAAGCGGCCGCCCTGCGCGACCACCATCATCGTGCGGCCCGTGTCGAAAAGCGTGTCTACCTCCCGCGCGAGCGTTTCGGGCATGATTGGACCGCTTTCGCCGTCGAACATCGCAGGCTTGCCGATCAGGACGAGTTCGCCTCCGACCATCGCGCTGACGCCCTTGCCGGTGAGGCTTTGGAACTCGGCCGCTTCCGGACCTTTCGGAAGATCCCTCTGGCGTGCCGCCTCCACGATAGCACGCGCGAGGGGATGATCGCTGAAGGCCTCCACAGCGGCGGCGGTCCCCAGCAGCGCGCGCTCGTCGGTCCCTTCGAAGGCGACGATATCCACGACTTTGGGCTCGCCAATGGTCAAGGTGCCGGTTTTGTCGAACGCGATTGCGTTCAACCGGCCAAGCGCCTCCAGCGGCGCACCGCCCTTGATCAGTACACCGCCATTTGCTGCCCGGGCGATACCGCTGAGGATCGCGCTCGGCGTGGCAATGGCCAACGCGCAGGGGCTTGCTGCAACCAGAACGGCCATCGCGCGATAGAAGCTTTCGGAGGGTGCCTCGTCCAGGAAAAGCCATGAAAACCCCGTGAGCACCGCGAGGGCGATGACCAGCGGCACAAAGATCTTCTCGAAGCGCTTGATGAACGTCTGTGTCGGGGACTGTCGTGTTTCGGCTTCAGAAACGAGTTTGACAACGCGGGCAAGCGCAGACTCTGAAGAGAGCCGCGTAACGTAAATGTCGAGACTGCCGCTCCCGTTGATTGATCCGGCGAAGACCTTGTGTTCCGGCCCGGCTGCCTCGATCTCGGGCGCCGATGTACCGGGCAGGGGGCGTTTGTCGACCGGAGCACTTTCACCGGTAATCGGCGCCTGGTTGACGCTGCTTTCGCCGGCGGTAACGACACCGTCGACCGGCAGACGCTCGTTGGACCGCACGACAACGATGTCGCCAAGCTGAATGTTTTCGATGCGTATCTCGACGGTCTCGCCATTGCGTCTGACGAGGGCAGAGTCAGGGGCGAGGTCTGCCAGCGCCTGAATGGCCCGCGTCGCGCGGCCCATCGCATAGTGCTCCAGCGCATGCCCGAGACTGAAGAGGAAGAGCAGGAGCGCACCTTCCGCCCACGCACCAAGGATTGCGGCGCCGGCAGCCGCAACAAGCATCAGGAAGTCAATCTCGAACTTGCCATCTGCTACTTTTTCGGCAGCTTCG
Protein-coding sequences here:
- a CDS encoding metal-sensitive transcriptional regulator; its protein translation is MHHAPPKSVVTRLRRIEGQVRGVSGMVEEGRYCIDILTQVQAIKAALGKVEDELLKNHAAHCVEEAIRDGDAETQRQKFSELVDLFGKYRG
- a CDS encoding transmembrane anchor protein; the protein is MYNTDIPNRAELPTTPQLLRSTAIAIAAAAVLLGTVVLPAEYAVDPTGVGKMLGLTQMGEIKQQLASEAEAQANTTQPPALVAETTEPSVAPAATSSEPATEAWRDVVTLTLAPDEAAEIKLTMKKGEVAPYEWTASPGHVNSDLHADGAGGLFTSYRKGRAETRDAGELTADFDGAHGWYWRNRSGVSVEVTLRTNGAYSEIKRVI
- a CDS encoding HupE/UreJ family protein, producing the protein MQTELPNLPARTALARPILTALLVALAFALPGEAFAHGVAEGDKGYIQEISGVHLMSFLYLGAKHMVTGYDHILFLLGVIFFLYRMKDIGIYVSLFAIGHSTTMLAGVFFNFGINSYIIDAIIGLSIVYKALDNMGAYQRWFGFQPNTKAATLIFGFCHGFGLSSKILDYEISPDGLLPNLLAFNVGVEIGQLLALGAILIVMGFWRRTPSFLKHAYTANVVMMTAGFLLIGYQLTGYFVA
- a CDS encoding DUF3147 family protein, whose protein sequence is MSYLFLKAALSGVLIAVISEVARRFPGFGGLIASLPLISLMAIIWLWRDTGGDVAQVANHARATLWYVVPSLPFFLILPALMEKDVNFWVSLAVASAITIGLYVSAIWLAGRLGISFGQGQ
- a CDS encoding ATP-binding protein, which encodes MISGAIPPSPQDSWPAKHSTVVIASNLNFGEWANVFDDTKMTTARLHWFTHHRRILETGNESVRFKSSSAQKPKSKTEKASS
- a CDS encoding YnfA family protein, yielding MDIRATVFVYAGAAIAEIAGCFAFWAWLRLGKSPLWLLPGIASLVVFAWLLTLVETAGAGRTYAAYGGVYIISFLAWLWAVEGVRPDRWDGIGAVICLVGAAVILLGPRAPG